From the genome of Methanobrevibacter smithii ATCC 35061, one region includes:
- a CDS encoding 2-oxoacid:acceptor oxidoreductase family protein, giving the protein MDEKSLAPKNLEDYELSIRKRPESIYPSFPRKGETNQTTTHYCAGCGHGIIHKLIAECMDELGIQERCVMISPVGCSVFAYYYFNCGNVQTAHGRAPAVATGISRAEDNAIVMSYQGDGDLASIGLNETLQAANRGEKIAVFFVNNTVYGMTGGQMAPTTLVGEKTVTCQTGRDPDYAGYPTHMCELIDSLKAPVFIERVSLATPLKIRLAKYAIKQALTIQKEGKGYSFVEILSPCPTNLKQDAKGVQDFLENQMEKEFPVKNFRNELKDRKPIIRPENDYTIDSLDKIFNVDRSGDSAYCESTGMEPVTIKVTGFGGQGVLSAGLTIAQAACSEGKHVSWYPSYGPEQRGGSSNCSIVISDETIGTPVVEDIDILIALNKPSLEKFAKDVKENGTIIYDSRIGDVEVDKNINIIKVPSIEIAEKFGNTRTANTALIGVLMELKKTLAPESYENAIKHMFASKPKVIDVNIDVLKAGAQWVKDNS; this is encoded by the coding sequence ATGGATGAAAAAAGTTTAGCACCAAAAAACCTAGAAGATTATGAATTATCAATACGTAAACGTCCTGAGTCAATTTATCCATCTTTTCCAAGAAAAGGTGAAACTAACCAAACCACTACACATTACTGTGCAGGATGTGGACACGGAATTATCCATAAATTAATTGCAGAATGTATGGATGAACTTGGAATACAAGAAAGATGTGTCATGATTTCTCCTGTAGGATGTTCAGTATTTGCTTATTACTACTTCAACTGCGGAAATGTACAAACAGCTCATGGAAGAGCACCTGCAGTAGCTACAGGTATTTCCAGAGCAGAAGATAATGCAATTGTAATGAGTTACCAGGGAGACGGAGATTTAGCATCCATTGGTTTAAATGAAACATTACAAGCAGCAAACAGAGGAGAAAAAATAGCAGTATTCTTTGTAAACAATACAGTTTATGGAATGACTGGTGGACAAATGGCACCAACAACTTTAGTTGGAGAAAAAACTGTTACCTGTCAAACAGGAAGAGATCCTGATTATGCAGGATATCCAACCCATATGTGTGAATTAATTGACAGCTTAAAGGCGCCAGTATTTATTGAAAGAGTTTCACTAGCTACTCCTTTAAAAATCAGACTTGCAAAATATGCTATCAAACAGGCATTAACCATTCAAAAAGAAGGAAAAGGATATTCATTTGTAGAAATCTTATCCCCATGTCCTACCAACTTAAAACAAGATGCAAAAGGTGTTCAAGACTTCCTTGAAAATCAGATGGAAAAAGAGTTTCCGGTCAAAAACTTCAGAAATGAATTGAAAGACAGAAAACCAATTATAAGACCTGAAAATGATTACACAATCGATTCCCTAGATAAAATATTCAATGTAGACAGAAGCGGAGACTCCGCTTACTGTGAAAGTACTGGTATGGAACCTGTAACCATAAAAGTAACCGGATTTGGAGGACAAGGTGTTTTAAGTGCAGGTCTTACAATAGCTCAGGCTGCCTGCAGTGAAGGCAAACATGTTTCATGGTATCCAAGTTACGGACCAGAACAAAGGGGAGGAAGCTCAAACTGTTCCATTGTAATTTCTGATGAAACCATAGGAACTCCAGTTGTAGAAGATATTGACATTCTCATTGCTCTAAACAAACCGTCTTTAGAGAAATTTGCCAAAGATGTTAAAGAAAACGGAACTATTATCTATGATTCCCGTATAGGTGATGTTGAAGTTGATAAAAACATCAATATAATCAAAGTTCCTTCAATTGAAATAGCTGAAAAATTTGGAAACACAAGAACTGCAAATACTGCTTTAATTGGTGTTTTAATGGAATTGAAGAAAACTTTAGCACCAGAATCCTATGAAAATGCTATTAAACATATGTTTGCATCCAAACCTAAAGTCATTGATGTAAATATTGATGTTTTAAAAGCTGGAGCGCAATGGGTAAAAGACAACTCTTAA
- a CDS encoding EhaD family protein — protein sequence MEFVVSIIAIALMLIGAFGVILLKKPLDKVIMFSIMDAGFLLVVVLFRYLDVAMFVALSDPLCTLIFIMAIVKIKEIRQRKVKSGELHD from the coding sequence ATGGAATTTGTTGTATCAATTATTGCAATAGCTTTAATGTTAATCGGAGCATTTGGAGTAATATTATTGAAAAAACCATTAGACAAAGTAATTATGTTTTCCATAATGGATGCAGGTTTTTTACTTGTTGTGGTGCTATTTAGATATTTGGATGTTGCAATGTTTGTTGCATTGTCTGATCCTTTATGTACTTTAATTTTTATTATGGCTATTGTTAAAATTAAAGAAATTAGACAAAGAAAAGTTAAAAGTGGTGAGTTACATGATTGA
- the gatD gene encoding Glu-tRNA(Gln) amidotransferase subunit GatD: protein MTYKEIAKKYLENNGITIGDTIKINKEDISYEGILLDRSEDSEDGYLVLKLDSGYNVGVAIENTQAELIQKGDKPKIGYGAEDIAHDPSKQNISIISTGGTVSSIIDYRTGAVHPKFTAADLIKANPELLDYANYNVKALYNILSENMQPKYWVEAAESIANDISDGSDGIVIAHGTDTLHYTAAALSFMLKTPVPIVITGAQRSSDRPSSDANMNLIDSVVAAKSDIAEVSVCMHGSLNDSYTYLHKGTKVRKMHTSRRDTFRSINYEPIAKIENHSVDINPNYRYTKRNENELEVNSAVEEKVGLIKSFPGICEELIEYHIDKGYKGLVIEGTGLGHVPDKLITPLARAHDENIPVVMTSQCLYGRVNMNVYSTGREILNAGVISGRDMTPETAYVKLSWVLGQTNDIGEVAKLMNKNIAGEFNEKSSIKYFLN, encoded by the coding sequence ATGACATATAAAGAAATAGCTAAAAAATACTTGGAAAATAATGGAATTACCATAGGAGATACCATTAAAATCAATAAAGAGGATATCTCCTATGAAGGTATCTTATTAGATAGATCTGAAGATAGTGAAGACGGATATTTAGTTTTAAAACTAGACAGCGGATACAATGTCGGTGTAGCTATTGAAAATACACAAGCTGAACTGATTCAAAAAGGTGACAAACCGAAAATTGGTTATGGGGCTGAAGATATAGCTCACGACCCTTCAAAACAAAATATTTCAATAATATCTACAGGAGGAACTGTTTCTTCAATTATTGATTATAGAACTGGAGCAGTTCACCCTAAATTTACAGCAGCTGATTTAATTAAAGCAAACCCTGAATTATTAGATTATGCCAATTATAATGTTAAAGCACTGTACAATATTTTAAGTGAAAATATGCAACCTAAATATTGGGTTGAAGCTGCCGAATCAATAGCTAATGACATATCTGATGGTTCTGACGGTATTGTAATAGCTCACGGTACTGACACATTACACTACACTGCTGCTGCATTAAGTTTCATGTTAAAAACACCGGTTCCAATTGTAATAACAGGAGCTCAGAGAAGTTCAGACAGGCCATCCAGTGATGCTAATATGAACCTCATTGATTCTGTAGTAGCTGCAAAATCAGATATTGCTGAAGTCAGCGTATGTATGCATGGAAGTTTAAATGATTCCTACACTTATCTTCATAAAGGTACTAAAGTCCGTAAAATGCACACCAGCCGCAGAGATACATTTAGAAGCATTAACTATGAACCAATAGCTAAAATTGAAAATCATTCTGTTGACATTAACCCTAATTACAGATACACTAAAAGAAATGAAAATGAATTGGAAGTCAACAGTGCTGTTGAAGAAAAAGTAGGGCTTATCAAAAGTTTTCCTGGAATCTGTGAAGAGCTTATTGAATATCATATTGATAAAGGATATAAAGGTCTTGTTATTGAAGGAACCGGTCTTGGACATGTCCCAGACAAATTAATAACTCCTTTAGCTAGAGCACATGATGAAAATATTCCTGTTGTCATGACTTCCCAGTGTTTATACGGTAGAGTAAATATGAATGTTTATTCCACCGGAAGAGAAATATTAAATGCAGGAGTTATATCTGGAAGAGATATGACTCCTGAAACCGCTTATGTTAAATTAAGCTGGGTTTTAGGTCAAACTAATGATATTGGAGAAGTTGCAAAACTAATGAATAAAAATATAGCTGGAGAATTTAATGAAAAGTCTTCAATCAAATATTTCTTAAATTAA
- a CDS encoding membrane protein translates to MDFSTLGGNLLGTVPFGDIVLYFTPLNLFLFAVMLGFTLLIAVSKPETQVEATFMKLGNTDVKVGPKEFKQRRFLSVICGIASAGAMITGDLFNFTLFIALIGIVNIGIVSAVRQVSVLNSAFNYGLIAMMCSLPLFGGAAIVLASSGTLSLLVLNQMHATPMMIFGALLMLLGILGECGVAPFFASKAEMFRTPGSPFLVIIHLSSLFVIIRAVEILLLVLW, encoded by the coding sequence ATGGATTTTAGTACACTTGGTGGAAATTTATTGGGTACAGTTCCTTTTGGGGATATTGTATTGTACTTCACACCTCTTAATTTGTTTTTATTTGCTGTAATGTTAGGGTTTACCTTATTGATAGCTGTAAGTAAACCAGAAACACAAGTCGAAGCTACTTTCATGAAACTTGGAAATACAGATGTGAAAGTAGGTCCAAAAGAGTTTAAGCAAAGAAGATTTTTATCTGTAATCTGTGGTATAGCTTCTGCAGGGGCAATGATTACTGGAGATTTGTTTAACTTTACTTTGTTCATAGCATTAATTGGTATTGTGAATATTGGTATTGTTTCAGCTGTAAGGCAGGTTAGTGTTTTAAACTCTGCTTTTAATTATGGTTTAATAGCTATGATGTGTAGTTTGCCGTTATTTGGTGGAGCAGCTATTGTCCTTGCTTCTTCTGGAACATTGAGTTTGCTGGTGCTAAATCAAATGCATGCAACTCCAATGATGATTTTTGGTGCTTTACTGATGCTGCTTGGAATTTTGGGAGAGTGTGGTGTTGCACCATTCTTTGCAAGTAAGGCAGAAATGTTTAGAACTCCAGGTTCTCCATTTTTGGTTATTATTCATTTAAGTTCATTATTTGTTATTATTAGAGCAGTGGAGATATTATTATTAGTTTTATGGTAG
- a CDS encoding EhaG family protein, which produces MVLVPEFVPQAFISMYLPAIYAGLIIGFIGSIAIAMKKEEIHILILTDLIGLAMIFVVSAVGTDLAESLILPGLVVELAETLAISEILLSREMHIIEQNPKRSLPEGTSLFPIPFNLDLEIMTTAPNFIALALIAYGIFLTGFTGGAVAGGGILLYAISKKARGLPVFTLEGLGGVSGIAWCLWIIGFALFFIMPKLWLLSLFLAACGLLLKVASKVGLIGVLMREDMNKE; this is translated from the coding sequence ATGGTATTGGTTCCTGAGTTTGTTCCTCAAGCATTTATATCAATGTATTTGCCGGCAATTTATGCAGGTTTGATTATCGGATTTATAGGATCAATAGCTATTGCTATGAAAAAAGAAGAAATTCATATACTTATTCTTACAGATTTAATTGGTCTTGCAATGATTTTTGTTGTTTCTGCTGTAGGAACTGATTTGGCTGAATCTCTGATTTTACCTGGTTTGGTAGTTGAACTGGCTGAAACATTAGCTATTTCAGAGATTTTACTTTCAAGGGAAATGCATATCATTGAACAGAATCCTAAAAGAAGCTTGCCTGAAGGCACTTCATTATTCCCGATTCCATTTAATTTGGATTTGGAAATTATGACTACAGCACCTAATTTCATTGCTTTGGCTTTAATAGCTTATGGTATCTTTTTAACCGGATTTACTGGTGGTGCAGTAGCGGGTGGGGGAATTTTATTATATGCAATTTCTAAAAAAGCAAGAGGTTTGCCTGTTTTCACTTTAGAAGGACTTGGTGGAGTTTCAGGTATTGCTTGGTGTTTATGGATTATTGGATTTGCATTATTCTTTATAATGCCTAAGTTATGGTTATTAAGTTTATTCTTAGCGGCTTGTGGATTGTTATTAAAAGTAGCTTCAAAAGTTGGTTTAATTGGAGTGCTTATGAGAGAAGATATGAATAAGGAGTAA
- a CDS encoding helix-turn-helix domain-containing protein, whose translation MFTLNEYNKNIGNRVKELRELSDITIQDFAEELDIDETMYKQYENGEVDIPASFLCEIANKFQVDLGLLLTGEETRMNIFDVTRADKGISVERRKEYKYENLCTKFIDKKAEIFIVTVDPKEDAVPSLNSHPGQEFNYVLEGSLKFYIHNNEITLNEGDSIFFDSSHRHAMVALNDEKAKFLAIIM comes from the coding sequence GTGTTTACTTTGAACGAATATAATAAAAATATTGGTAATAGAGTAAAAGAATTAAGAGAACTCTCTGATATTACCATTCAAGACTTTGCAGAGGAATTAGATATTGATGAAACAATGTATAAACAATATGAAAATGGTGAAGTAGACATACCAGCAAGTTTCTTATGCGAAATTGCAAATAAATTTCAAGTTGATTTAGGTTTACTTTTAACTGGTGAAGAAACCAGAATGAATATTTTCGATGTTACCCGTGCAGATAAAGGTATTTCAGTAGAAAGAAGAAAAGAGTACAAATACGAAAATTTATGTACCAAATTCATTGACAAAAAAGCTGAAATTTTTATTGTAACTGTGGATCCTAAAGAAGACGCAGTTCCTTCATTAAACAGTCACCCTGGACAGGAATTTAACTATGTTCTTGAAGGCTCTTTAAAATTTTATATCCACAATAATGAAATTACATTAAACGAAGGAGATTCAATCTTCTTTGATTCCAGCCATAGACATGCTATGGTTGCACTTAACGATGAAAAAGCTAAATTTTTAGCTATAATAATGTAA
- a CDS encoding EhaF family protein codes for MRIGALWNKLANPKNVPRIFAFSLGIILLIGFIVPMSLNPGQIYPRPEPQEQMDAGLAVAPYDRGGEILKTPGIVMAQFPQNAEEIGMITSYMSPVALWVSQISPYFGTSIYSSPGGLIDEILYYTRGFDTILESSILMMSFIIASWLSMNYTMNRKNDENEIRDNVKKAIGDSVKVANEVKINDAKSRARQLRRDN; via the coding sequence ATGAGGATAGGAGCTTTATGGAATAAATTGGCTAATCCAAAAAATGTTCCGAGGATTTTTGCTTTTTCATTGGGAATAATCCTTTTAATAGGTTTTATTGTTCCGATGAGTTTAAATCCTGGTCAAATTTATCCCAGACCTGAACCTCAAGAACAGATGGATGCTGGATTAGCTGTAGCACCTTATGATAGGGGAGGAGAAATTTTAAAAACTCCAGGTATAGTTATGGCTCAGTTTCCTCAAAATGCTGAAGAAATTGGTATGATTACATCATATATGTCACCAGTAGCTTTATGGGTTTCTCAGATTTCACCATATTTCGGTACATCTATTTATTCTTCTCCTGGTGGATTAATTGACGAAATATTGTATTATACTCGTGGTTTTGATACAATATTGGAATCTTCCATATTGATGATGTCCTTTATTATAGCTTCATGGCTGTCTATGAATTATACAATGAATAGAAAAAATGATGAAAACGAAATAAGAGATAATGTTAAGAAGGCTATAGGGGATTCAGTAAAAGTAGCTAATGAAGTTAAAATAAATGATGCTAAATCCAGAGCCAGGCAATTAAGGAGGGATAATTAA
- a CDS encoding AMP-binding protein, with the protein MTSLIEDYVNRVDFDSYEDFHKNFKITYPDNFNFGFDVIDKYAEIDPEKIALIWTNDEDEKHTFTFSDVKKYSNKIANFFTKKGIKKGDKVMLTLKNRYEFWFTMVALHKIGAVAIPATHMLKLHDIDFRIKNANVKLIVTVEEDRLIPDYEEAQKELGTDLVKCVIERDLDGWINFNKAIEEESDEFERPTGDDEVLADDISLIYFTSGTSGLPKMVAHKQTYGLGHIPTAKYWHKVEEDGIHHTAADTGWGKAVWGNFYGQWIAGSAVFIYDYDRFNGIKLLEKVIENKVNTFCAPPTIYRFLIKENIKGYDFSNIHHVTTAGEPLPPEVSKRFKEISGLRIKEGFGQTETVLTIATFDWIDAKLGSIGKPSPLFDVKLLNENDEEVDIGQEGEICIDVSHGISPGLFKEYYKNPEKQAAQWHDGYYHCGDTAWKDEDGYIHFIGRNDDIIKSSGYRIGPYEVESAVLSHESVSNCAITAYPDEIRGQIVKATIILQPGYEGSEELKKEIQNHVKRVTAPYKYPRLIEFVDEIPETISGKIRRVEIRNNDNKKE; encoded by the coding sequence ATGACATCATTAATTGAAGATTATGTAAATAGAGTTGATTTTGACTCATATGAAGATTTTCACAAAAATTTTAAAATAACATATCCTGACAATTTTAATTTCGGGTTTGATGTAATCGACAAATATGCTGAAATAGACCCTGAAAAAATCGCTTTAATCTGGACAAACGATGAAGATGAAAAACACACTTTCACCTTTTCAGATGTTAAAAAGTATAGTAATAAAATTGCAAACTTTTTTACTAAAAAAGGCATTAAAAAAGGTGATAAAGTAATGCTTACCTTAAAAAACAGATACGAATTCTGGTTTACCATGGTTGCATTGCATAAAATCGGAGCAGTAGCTATTCCTGCAACCCACATGTTAAAACTTCATGATATTGATTTCAGGATAAAAAATGCCAATGTCAAACTTATCGTAACTGTTGAAGAAGACAGATTAATTCCAGATTATGAAGAAGCTCAAAAGGAACTTGGCACTGATTTGGTAAAATGTGTAATTGAAAGGGATCTTGACGGCTGGATTAATTTTAATAAAGCTATCGAAGAGGAAAGCGATGAATTTGAAAGACCGACCGGAGACGATGAAGTGCTTGCAGATGACATTTCATTAATTTATTTCACATCAGGTACAAGCGGACTTCCTAAAATGGTAGCTCACAAACAAACTTACGGATTAGGACACATTCCAACAGCTAAATATTGGCATAAAGTAGAAGAAGACGGTATACACCACACAGCAGCAGATACCGGATGGGGAAAAGCAGTCTGGGGAAACTTCTACGGACAATGGATTGCAGGATCTGCAGTTTTCATATATGATTACGACAGATTCAACGGTATTAAATTACTTGAAAAAGTTATTGAAAATAAAGTAAACACTTTCTGTGCTCCTCCAACAATATACAGATTCTTAATTAAAGAAAACATCAAAGGATATGACTTTTCAAACATACATCATGTAACAACAGCTGGAGAACCATTACCTCCTGAAGTATCAAAAAGGTTTAAAGAAATATCCGGACTGAGAATTAAGGAAGGATTCGGTCAAACCGAAACAGTATTGACTATTGCAACTTTTGACTGGATAGATGCAAAATTAGGTTCTATCGGAAAACCAAGCCCGTTATTTGATGTTAAATTATTAAATGAAAATGATGAAGAAGTTGACATAGGTCAGGAAGGTGAAATCTGTATTGATGTATCTCATGGCATAAGTCCTGGTTTATTTAAAGAATATTACAAAAATCCTGAAAAACAGGCTGCACAATGGCATGACGGCTACTACCATTGCGGAGATACCGCATGGAAGGACGAAGACGGATATATCCATTTCATAGGAAGAAATGATGATATTATTAAAAGTTCAGGATACCGTATTGGACCTTATGAAGTAGAAAGTGCAGTATTATCCCATGAATCAGTAAGTAACTGTGCAATTACTGCATATCCTGATGAAATAAGAGGACAAATCGTAAAAGCTACAATCATATTGCAACCAGGATACGAAGGTTCCGAAGAACTTAAAAAAGAAATTCAAAATCATGTAAAAAGAGTTACAGCTCCTTATAAATATCCAAGATTAATTGAATTTGTGGATGAAATTCCAGAAACAATAAGTGGAAAAATAAGAAGAGTAGAAATCAGAAATAACGATAACAAAAAGGAATAG
- a CDS encoding DUF2109 family protein: MYVEIIIGIILIYVALRALITENRVSKLLYLNVIGFGVPALIALVIKTPFAFVVAAAFFICSTISANAIATSLDKLDDEIILD; encoded by the coding sequence ATGTATGTTGAAATAATAATTGGGATAATATTAATATATGTGGCATTAAGGGCTTTAATAACTGAAAATAGAGTTTCAAAATTGCTTTATTTAAATGTCATTGGCTTTGGAGTTCCTGCATTAATAGCTTTGGTAATTAAAACACCATTTGCATTTGTAGTTGCTGCTGCATTTTTCATATGTTCTACAATTAGTGCTAATGCTATTGCAACAAGTTTGGATAAGCTTGATGATGAAATAATTCTTGATTGA
- a CDS encoding 3-methyl-2-oxobutanoate dehydrogenase subunit VorB, producing the protein MTNQMVKGNTAVIIGAMYAGCDCFFGYPITPASEILHEASKYFPMVNRNFVQAESEEASINMIYGGASTGHRVMTASSGPGISLMQEGFTYLAGAELPAVIVDIMRAGPGLGNIGPEQGDYNQVVKGGGHGNYKNIVLAPNSVQEMCDLTMKAFELAHKYRNPVVVLADGTLGQMAEPLEFPKEAVDPTIDESWAVRGNKDTMENLVTSIFLDFDQLEDFNFEIQEKYAKIAENEVEYEDYKLDDAEIVLVSYGISSRVARSAVDVSREKGLKVGLLRPITLSPFPEEKIKELGDKGVSFVSVEMSNGQLLEDIQLAALRKENTYLVNRMGGNLIELKQILKKIYEIAEIDEELPKGTSEKGKTGKYIID; encoded by the coding sequence ATGACTAATCAAATGGTAAAAGGAAATACTGCAGTTATCATTGGAGCAATGTATGCTGGATGCGACTGTTTCTTTGGATATCCAATTACACCTGCAAGTGAAATTCTTCACGAAGCATCCAAATACTTCCCAATGGTTAACAGAAACTTCGTTCAAGCAGAAAGTGAGGAAGCTTCAATCAACATGATATATGGAGGAGCTTCAACAGGACACCGAGTTATGACTGCATCTTCCGGACCTGGAATAAGTTTAATGCAGGAAGGCTTTACTTATCTGGCTGGTGCAGAATTGCCTGCAGTAATTGTTGACATTATGAGGGCAGGACCAGGATTAGGTAATATTGGACCTGAACAGGGAGATTATAATCAGGTAGTTAAAGGTGGAGGTCACGGTAATTATAAAAATATAGTTTTAGCTCCAAACAGTGTACAGGAAATGTGCGATTTAACTATGAAAGCATTTGAATTAGCTCATAAATACAGAAATCCTGTTGTTGTACTTGCTGACGGTACTCTTGGACAAATGGCTGAACCTTTAGAATTCCCAAAAGAAGCTGTTGACCCTACAATAGATGAATCCTGGGCAGTACGTGGAAACAAAGACACAATGGAAAATTTAGTCACTTCCATTTTCCTTGATTTTGACCAGTTAGAAGACTTCAACTTTGAAATTCAGGAAAAATATGCTAAAATAGCTGAAAATGAAGTTGAATACGAAGATTACAAACTTGACGATGCTGAAATTGTTTTAGTATCTTATGGAATTAGTAGTAGAGTAGCCAGAAGTGCAGTTGATGTTTCCCGTGAAAAAGGATTAAAAGTAGGACTTTTAAGACCTATTACATTATCACCATTCCCAGAAGAAAAAATTAAAGAGCTTGGTGATAAGGGAGTAAGTTTCGTTTCTGTAGAAATGAGTAACGGTCAGTTATTGGAAGATATACAGTTAGCTGCTTTAAGAAAAGAAAATACTTACCTTGTCAACAGGATGGGTGGAAACTTAATTGAACTTAAACAGATTCTTAAAAAGATTTACGAAATAGCTGAAATTGATGAAGAATTACCAAAAGGTACTTCCGAAAAAGGAAAAACAGGAAAATATATTATTGATTAG
- a CDS encoding energy-converting hydrogenase A subunit A EhaA, which produces MFNLSMVHSCVYSGAYGLANINISSFDAALCYIVAIAVSIVVALILRVPLLPSKPYMYSFDVSALYPTPVIAIGILSLFFVLGYTFIYNGLVLSVVIGVLTALFVKYLFYEVFPKPLQDNEEEAG; this is translated from the coding sequence ATGTTTAATCTTAGTATGGTGCATTCATGTGTTTATAGTGGTGCTTATGGCCTTGCAAATATTAATATTTCTAGTTTTGATGCTGCATTATGTTATATTGTAGCAATTGCAGTATCAATTGTAGTTGCTTTAATTTTACGAGTTCCATTATTACCAAGTAAACCATATATGTATTCTTTTGATGTAAGTGCGTTATATCCTACTCCAGTAATAGCTATAGGTATTCTTTCACTTTTCTTTGTTTTAGGTTATACATTTATCTACAATGGATTAGTGTTGTCTGTAGTTATTGGTGTATTAACTGCATTATTTGTGAAATATTTGTTTTATGAAGTATTTCCAAAACCTTTACAAGATAATGAAGAGGAGGCCGGCTAA
- a CDS encoding DUF2107 family protein has product MIDVNLFFYVGIFLAIVGSLATAWGPGVKDPIIRTFNTEVASIGVCLVLLTYNHVLALLTLLATTVVITFVLFRAIIRLEEMGADV; this is encoded by the coding sequence ATGATTGATGTTAATCTGTTCTTTTATGTTGGTATTTTTCTAGCTATTGTAGGTAGTTTAGCTACTGCATGGGGTCCAGGTGTAAAAGACCCTATTATAAGAACATTCAATACAGAAGTGGCTTCTATTGGAGTTTGTTTGGTGCTGTTAACTTATAATCATGTTTTAGCTTTATTAACATTACTTGCAACAACTGTTGTTATTACTTTTGTTTTGTTTAGAGCAATTATTCGTTTAGAAGAAATGGGGGCAGACGTATGA
- a CDS encoding NAD-dependent epimerase/dehydratase family protein: MKNKNIIITGGLGFIGSHIADELIEDNNVTIIDNLSSGKVENLKNPAHENLTIIKNNLNDMNLDETFADTDYIFHLAAMASVPLSVNDPIKCNDNNVNSTIKLLTAAKNQNVKKVIFSSSSAVYGNNANMPLKESELMMPTSPYAASKANCELYLQAFEESYGLKSIALRYFNVFGPKQDKNSQYAAVIPNFIDAILNNEHPIIYGDGQQTRDFIFVKDVAKANIAAAESNYTGPVNIATGEKLTVNRLYEIIADSMESDLEPVYVDKRKGDIEHSIADIDKMSEINFKADSSNFEKQINETIQWFKEN; the protein is encoded by the coding sequence ATGAAAAATAAAAATATAATAATAACCGGAGGACTTGGTTTTATAGGTTCACACATTGCAGATGAACTAATCGAAGACAATAATGTCACTATAATAGATAATCTTTCTTCAGGAAAAGTAGAAAACTTGAAAAACCCAGCTCATGAAAATTTGACCATTATAAAAAATAACTTAAATGATATGAATTTAGATGAAACATTTGCAGATACAGATTACATATTCCATCTTGCAGCTATGGCCAGTGTTCCATTAAGTGTAAATGACCCCATCAAATGCAATGACAATAATGTAAACTCAACTATCAAATTACTGACAGCTGCAAAAAACCAGAACGTGAAAAAAGTAATATTTTCATCATCTTCAGCAGTTTACGGAAACAATGCAAACATGCCTTTAAAAGAAAGTGAATTGATGATGCCTACTTCACCTTATGCGGCATCCAAAGCAAATTGTGAGTTATATCTGCAGGCATTTGAAGAAAGTTACGGTTTGAAATCAATAGCTTTAAGATATTTTAATGTATTCGGCCCCAAACAAGATAAAAACTCTCAGTATGCTGCAGTAATTCCAAATTTTATTGATGCAATACTCAATAATGAACATCCTATAATCTACGGAGACGGTCAGCAAACAAGAGATTTCATATTTGTAAAAGATGTTGCAAAAGCAAATATAGCTGCAGCAGAATCAAATTATACCGGGCCTGTAAATATAGCTACAGGTGAAAAATTAACAGTAAACAGATTATATGAAATAATTGCAGATTCTATGGAAAGCGATTTGGAACCTGTATATGTTGATAAGAGAAAAGGAGATATTGAACATTCAATAGCTGATATTGACAAAATGAGTGAAATTAATTTCAAAGCTGATTCATCCAACTTTGAAAAACAGATTAATGAAACCATACAATGGTTTAAAGAAAATTAA
- a CDS encoding 4Fe-4S dicluster domain-containing protein encodes MADVSYPIIHKEECKGCGRCVLGCSQNVIKIGSELNKAGYRYAYYSGEGCSGCRDCFLTCPEPLALEVYVYTKKEEDND; translated from the coding sequence ATGGCTGATGTATCATATCCAATAATACACAAAGAAGAATGTAAAGGCTGCGGGAGATGTGTTTTAGGATGCTCCCAAAATGTTATTAAAATAGGTAGTGAGCTTAATAAAGCAGGATATCGCTATGCATATTACAGCGGAGAAGGTTGCAGCGGATGCAGGGATTGTTTCCTTACATGCCCAGAACCCTTAGCTCTCGAAGTTTATGTATATACTAAAAAGGAGGAAGACAATGACTAA